One genomic window of Paenibacillus xylanilyticus includes the following:
- the remB gene encoding extracellular matrix regulator RemB codes for MYIHLGGEKIIRSSELVAIFDISIEKSSKISKQYVTHAEQEKTVERIGEEEAKSIVVTKNIVYYSPISSATLKKRAHIFPDL; via the coding sequence ATGTACATTCATCTGGGCGGCGAGAAAATTATCCGTTCTTCCGAATTGGTCGCTATTTTTGATATATCGATTGAAAAATCCTCTAAAATCTCCAAGCAGTATGTCACGCATGCCGAGCAGGAAAAAACAGTGGAACGCATCGGTGAAGAGGAAGCCAAGTCTATTGTCGTGACCAAGAATATCGTGTACTATTCACCTATTTCCTCAGCCACGCTTAAGAAGCGGGCTCACATTTTTCCTGATCTTTAG
- the yaaA gene encoding S4 domain-containing protein YaaA encodes MNRVTIRTEYIKLDQFLKLADCIPTGGMAKALLQEGLVRVNKEPEERRGRKLYPGDIVEVDGEGAFEVAAE; translated from the coding sequence GTGAACCGAGTAACGATTCGTACGGAATATATTAAGCTTGACCAATTTTTGAAACTGGCAGATTGCATTCCGACCGGAGGCATGGCCAAAGCCCTGCTTCAGGAAGGACTTGTACGTGTGAATAAAGAGCCAGAGGAACGCCGGGGACGCAAGTTATACCCTGGGGATATCGTTGAGGTGGACGGAGAAGGCGCGTTCGAAGTTGCCGCAGAATAA
- a CDS encoding YheC/YheD family protein has translation MSIQRVSSKWTKTVVLQRSRTVNEYIPVTRQYDRQTLERMTELFELNYIKPDHGTYGNGVMRVKTVHAFSEPPTSDHSNAEEDITDDPSLAESNSQDLETSSLQVTTYELQYGTKQEFYPTLDELHQALEERIQGHLYLIQQGIPLLKHEDLPFDLRVLTQKNLKNNWETTGILGRIAAPGKIITNIHGGGRLATFEELVLPHLQATGLQKLRSELYRLGIHTAVQLQKSFPRLKEIGIDIALDETGRPWILEVNTLPGIYAFGLLPDKEAYRRIKRYAIAYGRLPSKKKKTSRHAAKPQASSSKVKSRAR, from the coding sequence TTGAGTATCCAGCGTGTCTCCAGCAAATGGACCAAAACAGTGGTGCTGCAGCGCAGCCGTACTGTGAATGAATATATCCCTGTCACAAGGCAATACGATCGCCAAACTCTTGAACGAATGACCGAACTGTTTGAGCTCAATTATATTAAGCCTGACCATGGGACGTACGGTAATGGGGTAATGCGAGTAAAAACAGTCCACGCCTTCAGTGAACCTCCAACCTCAGATCACTCCAATGCAGAGGAGGACATTACTGACGATCCCTCCCTTGCCGAATCCAACTCACAGGATCTGGAGACTTCCTCACTCCAGGTTACAACCTATGAGCTCCAATATGGCACGAAACAGGAGTTTTATCCGACTCTTGATGAGCTCCATCAAGCTCTGGAAGAGCGAATTCAGGGACACCTTTACCTTATTCAGCAGGGCATCCCTCTCCTCAAACACGAAGATCTGCCATTTGACTTACGCGTGCTCACGCAAAAGAATCTGAAGAACAACTGGGAGACGACGGGCATTCTCGGCAGAATTGCTGCACCGGGCAAAATCATAACCAATATTCACGGTGGCGGACGGCTGGCCACATTCGAAGAGCTGGTTCTCCCCCATCTCCAAGCAACCGGATTACAGAAGCTGCGCAGCGAGCTTTACCGACTCGGTATTCATACTGCTGTTCAGTTGCAAAAGTCATTTCCAAGACTCAAAGAGATCGGTATTGATATTGCCCTCGATGAAACAGGCCGCCCCTGGATCCTGGAGGTCAACACACTGCCAGGTATCTATGCCTTTGGCTTACTGCCTGACAAAGAGGCCTATCGCAGGATTAAACGATATGCAATTGCCTACGGCAGGCTGCCCTCCAAAAAAAAGAAAACATCACGTCATGCTGCCAAACCACAAGCTTCCTCTTCTAAAGTGAAAAGTCGGGCACGCTAA
- the gyrA gene encoding DNA gyrase subunit A, with the protein MAEEMNSQIKDRDIGVEMRESFMDYAMSIIVSRALPDVRDGLKPVHRRILYAMSELGMTPDKPHKKSARIVGEVIGKYHPHGDSAVYETMVRMAQDFSLRYMHVDGHGNFGSVDGDMAAAMRYTEARLSKIAMEMLRDINKDTIDFQPNYDGEESEPVVLPARFPNLLVNGVGGIAVGMATNIPPHNLGEVIDGVQAMIKNPDITSMELMDYIHGPDFPTAGYILGRSGIRQAYQTGRGSVTMRAKTNIEENNNKARIVVTEIPYQVNKARLVEKIAELVRDKKIDGITDLRDESDRTGMRIVIELRRDVNPGVVLNNLYKHTAMQSTFGINMLAIVNKEPKILNLREVLYHYLQHQIEVIRRRTQFELRKAEARAHILEGLRIALDHIDEIIALIRSSSNTDAAREGLIERFSLSHDQAQAILDMRLQRLTGLERERIENEYNELMVKIAEYREILANEHLVLEIISEELQEIRERFGDDRRTEITIGEESILDEDLIPREEVIITITHTGYVKRLPVSTYRSQKRGGRGVVGMDTKDTDFVEHLFVTNSHNYLMFFTDKGKVYRLKAYEIPELGRTARGTPIINLIQIEQGESVNAVIPVQEFESDKYLFFATRQGVVKKTPLEDYTNIRKGGLIGISLRDDDALIEVKLTDGQQEIIMGTSNGMSIRFSEGNVRSMGRSATGVKGITLDEGDVVIGMDVVDQELDVLIVTAKGYGKRTPVSDYRMQTRGGKGIKTINVTEKNGAVVSLKMVKTEEDLMIITSSGTLIRMSMEGISTMGRYTQGVKLIHIRDEDAVATVSRIDKNEEEPDEELLEGLEAGDAEGTAVSASEDAGIDAETEGDDSDSEV; encoded by the coding sequence ATGGCGGAAGAAATGAACTCGCAGATTAAAGATCGGGATATTGGCGTCGAGATGCGTGAATCGTTTATGGATTATGCGATGAGCATCATTGTTAGCCGTGCCCTGCCTGACGTACGTGACGGATTGAAGCCGGTTCACCGGCGTATTTTGTACGCAATGTCAGAGCTAGGCATGACACCCGATAAACCACATAAAAAATCAGCCAGAATCGTCGGCGAAGTTATCGGTAAGTATCACCCGCACGGTGACTCTGCCGTATACGAAACGATGGTACGGATGGCACAGGATTTCTCCCTGCGTTACATGCATGTTGATGGACATGGTAACTTTGGATCCGTCGATGGCGACATGGCGGCAGCCATGCGTTATACGGAGGCACGTTTGTCCAAGATTGCTATGGAGATGCTTAGAGACATCAACAAGGATACGATCGATTTCCAACCGAACTATGACGGTGAAGAGAGCGAACCCGTTGTTTTACCTGCTCGTTTTCCTAACTTGCTTGTCAATGGTGTCGGCGGGATTGCGGTAGGTATGGCAACGAACATCCCTCCTCATAATCTGGGAGAGGTGATTGACGGCGTTCAGGCCATGATCAAAAATCCGGATATTACATCCATGGAATTGATGGATTACATTCATGGTCCAGACTTCCCAACAGCAGGTTATATTCTGGGACGCTCCGGTATTCGTCAGGCTTACCAGACAGGCCGCGGCTCTGTTACAATGCGGGCCAAAACGAACATCGAGGAAAATAACAACAAGGCACGTATCGTTGTTACCGAGATTCCTTACCAGGTCAATAAGGCAAGACTGGTGGAGAAGATTGCTGAGTTGGTTCGCGACAAAAAAATTGATGGTATTACGGATCTTCGGGATGAATCGGACCGTACCGGCATGCGCATTGTCATTGAGCTTCGCAGAGATGTGAACCCGGGTGTTGTGCTGAACAATCTGTACAAGCACACAGCAATGCAGTCCACTTTCGGCATCAATATGCTTGCAATTGTGAATAAGGAGCCCAAAATCCTGAATCTGCGCGAAGTGTTGTACCACTACCTGCAGCATCAGATTGAGGTTATTCGCAGACGTACACAATTCGAATTGAGAAAAGCGGAAGCCCGTGCACATATTCTGGAAGGTTTGCGCATTGCACTGGATCATATCGATGAGATTATTGCGTTGATTCGTTCCTCCAGCAATACAGATGCAGCTAGAGAAGGGTTGATTGAGCGATTCTCGCTTAGTCATGATCAGGCTCAAGCGATTCTAGATATGCGTTTGCAGCGCCTTACAGGACTGGAACGGGAACGCATTGAAAATGAATATAACGAGCTTATGGTCAAAATTGCGGAGTATCGCGAGATTCTGGCCAATGAGCATCTGGTACTCGAAATTATCAGTGAAGAGCTGCAAGAAATTCGTGAGCGCTTCGGTGATGATCGCCGTACAGAGATCACTATTGGGGAAGAAAGCATCCTGGATGAGGATCTGATTCCGCGTGAAGAGGTTATTATTACCATTACACACACGGGCTATGTGAAGCGTCTGCCGGTATCGACATATCGCAGTCAGAAGCGTGGCGGACGTGGAGTCGTGGGCATGGATACCAAGGATACCGACTTTGTCGAGCATCTATTTGTAACCAACTCTCACAACTACCTCATGTTCTTTACGGACAAGGGTAAGGTATACCGTCTAAAAGCTTATGAGATCCCAGAGCTTGGACGTACAGCTCGTGGAACACCGATTATCAACCTGATTCAGATTGAACAGGGAGAATCGGTTAACGCCGTGATTCCGGTGCAGGAATTTGAGAGCGACAAATATCTGTTTTTTGCCACCCGTCAGGGTGTAGTGAAGAAGACACCGCTTGAGGATTATACCAATATCCGCAAAGGTGGTCTGATCGGTATCTCCTTGCGTGATGACGATGCTCTCATAGAGGTTAAACTCACAGATGGTCAGCAAGAGATCATCATGGGTACTTCAAACGGAATGTCTATTCGTTTCTCGGAAGGTAATGTTCGTTCCATGGGACGAAGTGCAACCGGGGTAAAAGGGATCACGCTGGATGAGGGCGATGTTGTCATTGGTATGGACGTTGTCGATCAGGAACTTGATGTTCTGATTGTTACAGCGAAAGGTTACGGTAAACGTACCCCTGTCAGCGATTATCGTATGCAGACTCGTGGCGGTAAAGGGATTAAAACCATTAACGTTACAGAGAAGAATGGTGCGGTAGTCAGTCTCAAAATGGTTAAAACGGAAGAGGATCTGATGATTATCACGTCGAGTGGTACATTGATCCGCATGAGCATGGAGGGCATTTCCACGATGGGTCGTTATACGCAAGGTGTGAAGCTGATCCATATTCGTGATGAAGATGCCGTAGCCACAGTCAGCCGGATTGACAAAAATGAAGAAGAACCAGATGAAGAGCTGCTGGAAGGACTGGAAGCAGGAGATGCAGAAGGTACAGCCGTAAGCGCAAGTGAAGACGCAGGTATAGATGCGGAAACTGAAGGCGACGACTCTGATTCTGAGGTTTAA
- the dnaN gene encoding DNA polymerase III subunit beta, which translates to MKISIMKSYLNESIQHVSKAISSRTTIPILSGIKFDVNHQGVTLTASDTDISIQSFIPLEEGDKSVVQVEQPGSVVLPAKFFVEIIKKLPSQEIHMEVKDNFNTFISAGATEIQLVGLDPEEFPVLPSIEENQTVSIPGDLLKNMVKQTVFSISTHETTPILTGVLWSLADNELKFVATDRHRLATRSAMLDNAEGVRFNNVVISGKTLNELSKIVPDQNTLVDIVVADNQVLFKIDRVLFYSRILDGTYPDTSRIIPTSYKTELVLDTKKLSESIDRAYLLSREEKTNIVRMQTMESGTIEISSSSSELGKVREEIEPAEFTGDPLKISFNSKYMLDVLKVVESEQLMIAFTGVMSPIILKPLDDSHSLYVILPYRTTN; encoded by the coding sequence ATGAAAATCAGCATAATGAAAAGCTACTTGAACGAATCCATCCAGCATGTATCCAAAGCCATCTCCAGCCGTACCACAATCCCTATCTTGAGCGGGATCAAATTCGACGTTAATCATCAAGGTGTGACGTTGACAGCAAGTGACACGGATATATCGATTCAATCCTTTATCCCGCTTGAAGAGGGAGATAAAAGCGTAGTTCAGGTTGAACAACCAGGTAGTGTTGTACTCCCAGCCAAGTTTTTTGTCGAGATCATCAAGAAACTGCCTTCCCAGGAAATCCACATGGAGGTCAAAGACAATTTCAACACCTTCATCTCGGCAGGTGCTACCGAAATTCAGCTCGTAGGTTTGGATCCGGAGGAATTCCCGGTATTGCCAAGCATTGAAGAGAACCAAACGGTATCCATTCCAGGTGATCTGCTCAAAAACATGGTGAAACAAACGGTATTCTCCATTTCCACCCATGAGACAACTCCAATCCTGACAGGTGTACTCTGGAGCCTTGCTGACAATGAGTTGAAATTTGTGGCAACAGACCGCCACCGTCTTGCTACTCGTTCAGCAATGCTGGATAATGCAGAGGGAGTGCGTTTCAACAATGTCGTCATTTCGGGTAAAACGCTGAACGAACTCAGCAAAATCGTGCCTGATCAAAATACGCTTGTGGATATCGTAGTCGCTGACAACCAGGTCCTGTTCAAAATTGACCGTGTCCTGTTCTATTCACGCATTTTGGACGGAACATATCCGGATACTTCTAGAATTATTCCGACTTCGTACAAAACAGAACTTGTTTTGGATACAAAAAAATTAAGTGAGTCGATTGACCGGGCTTATTTGCTGTCGCGTGAAGAGAAAACCAACATTGTGCGCATGCAAACGATGGAATCCGGAACGATCGAAATTTCATCAAGCTCTTCTGAGCTGGGAAAAGTAAGAGAAGAAATTGAACCGGCCGAATTTACCGGTGATCCGCTGAAAATCTCGTTCAACTCCAAATATATGCTGGATGTGCTGAAAGTGGTGGAGAGTGAGCAGCTGATGATCGCTTTTACTGGTGTCATGAGCCCGATCATTTTGAAACCGCTGGATGACAGTCACAGCCTTTACGTCATCTTGCCGTACCGGACGACCAACTAA
- the recF gene encoding DNA replication/repair protein RecF (All proteins in this family for which functions are known are DNA-binding proteins that assist the filamentation of RecA onto DNA for the initiation of recombination or recombinational repair.), whose amino-acid sequence MFVNSIDLQQFRNYEHLKLESFGPVNLLIGQNAQGKTNLAEAIFVLALTKSHRTSRDKELIRFGEERARLAAEVDKKYGTVNLELSLSQQGKKAKINGLEQRKLSDFVGALNVVMFAPEDLEIVKGTPGVRRRFLDMEIGQVAPGYLYHLQQYQKVLVQRNNLLKQLWGKDASAQTMLEIWNEQLAEHGVKIVKKRKQFIKKLQKWAETIHQGITGGGEVLRLAYLPSFSEAAEEDEAVLMDQFMIKLSQMKEQEIRRGTTLSGPHRDDLSFFINDREVQTYGSQGQQRTTALSLKLAEIELIHEEIGEYPVLLLDDVLSELDPFRQTQLIETFQSKVQTFITATGIESLNVDKLKDASIYHVHAGQVER is encoded by the coding sequence TTGTTTGTCAACAGCATTGATCTGCAGCAGTTCCGCAATTATGAACATCTGAAGCTGGAATCTTTCGGTCCAGTGAATCTGTTAATCGGGCAAAATGCCCAAGGGAAGACCAATCTTGCAGAGGCCATCTTTGTGCTTGCGCTCACCAAGAGCCACCGTACATCCCGCGACAAGGAGCTGATTCGTTTCGGTGAGGAACGTGCCAGACTTGCAGCAGAAGTCGACAAAAAGTATGGAACCGTCAATTTGGAGCTGTCTTTGTCGCAACAAGGGAAGAAGGCCAAGATCAACGGGCTTGAGCAGCGAAAGTTAAGTGATTTTGTCGGTGCACTCAATGTAGTCATGTTTGCACCGGAGGATCTGGAGATTGTCAAAGGCACACCGGGGGTACGCCGCCGGTTTCTTGACATGGAGATCGGCCAGGTGGCACCAGGCTACCTGTACCATCTTCAGCAGTATCAGAAAGTGCTCGTCCAGCGAAACAATCTGCTGAAACAGCTATGGGGCAAGGATGCCTCTGCCCAGACGATGCTGGAGATCTGGAATGAACAGCTGGCTGAACATGGTGTTAAAATCGTCAAAAAAAGGAAACAATTCATAAAGAAACTGCAAAAGTGGGCCGAAACCATTCATCAGGGGATCACCGGAGGCGGGGAAGTGCTGCGTCTGGCCTATCTTCCATCCTTCAGCGAAGCCGCTGAGGAAGATGAAGCTGTTTTAATGGACCAATTTATGATAAAATTATCACAAATGAAAGAGCAGGAGATTCGCCGGGGCACAACCCTTAGTGGGCCGCACCGGGATGACCTGTCCTTTTTCATTAACGACCGGGAAGTACAAACGTATGGTTCGCAGGGGCAGCAGCGCACAACGGCGTTGTCCCTTAAACTTGCGGAGATTGAACTGATCCACGAAGAAATCGGAGAATATCCGGTCCTGCTGCTTGACGATGTGTTGTCCGAGCTGGATCCTTTTCGTCAGACGCAGCTGATCGAAACGTTCCAGAGCAAGGTGCAAACCTTTATTACAGCTACGGGAATCGAGAGCCTGAACGTTGACAAGCTCAAAGATGCCAGTATTTATCATGTTCATGCCGGACAGGTTGAACGCTAA
- a CDS encoding HD-GYP domain-containing protein yields MGLITLSEVKPGLKLGNDVHTVRGNVLFQKGKVILPKDVEVLRAFMIHQIDIEQERVGTNGAGTKAAASKSGEKNGDQTGKGSIAVSSPAVSSLHEEYEKMVGLTRNAFQSSLAAELPVYELRTQLEALFVHLKQYNVLTFSPRVMQEHDYVYHHAVLSAMTSYQLAQWIELPSKDWMQVAFAGLFHDIGNSKVDPQILHKPTALTASEQEEIRQHTKYGYQVLKQAKAINEGARLAALQHHEKVDGSGYPLQLSGTQIHIYAKIVAIADIFHAMTLEKIYRKAQSPYLVLEQIKSEAFGKLDPAIVNVFIQRSTQIHNGIRVKLSNNQIGEIIFSDRDHPTRPMVSVEGTIINLMQQRQLYIQEVIG; encoded by the coding sequence ATGGGATTAATAACCCTGTCTGAAGTCAAACCTGGCCTAAAACTGGGGAATGACGTACATACGGTGCGTGGTAATGTTCTTTTTCAGAAAGGCAAGGTTATTCTGCCTAAGGATGTAGAAGTGCTAAGAGCCTTTATGATTCACCAGATTGATATCGAACAGGAAAGAGTAGGAACGAATGGTGCCGGTACTAAGGCGGCCGCTTCAAAAAGCGGTGAGAAAAATGGGGATCAGACTGGTAAAGGTAGCATTGCCGTATCATCCCCTGCAGTATCCTCCCTACACGAAGAGTATGAGAAGATGGTGGGATTGACCAGGAACGCCTTTCAATCCTCCCTGGCAGCTGAATTACCTGTTTATGAGCTGCGCACTCAGCTTGAAGCCTTGTTTGTACATCTCAAGCAATATAATGTACTGACTTTTAGTCCAAGAGTAATGCAGGAGCATGATTACGTTTATCATCATGCTGTACTGAGTGCAATGACCTCGTATCAGTTGGCTCAGTGGATAGAATTACCCTCCAAGGACTGGATGCAGGTTGCTTTTGCGGGATTGTTCCATGATATCGGTAACAGCAAAGTAGATCCACAAATTCTCCATAAACCTACGGCACTAACTGCTTCTGAGCAGGAAGAGATCCGACAACATACGAAGTATGGCTACCAGGTTCTGAAACAAGCTAAGGCCATTAATGAAGGAGCAAGGCTGGCAGCTCTGCAGCATCATGAGAAAGTGGATGGTTCAGGTTATCCATTACAGCTGAGCGGCACGCAGATCCATATCTATGCCAAAATTGTCGCCATCGCTGATATTTTCCACGCCATGACTCTAGAGAAGATTTATCGTAAAGCACAGTCTCCATATCTCGTTCTGGAACAAATCAAAAGTGAGGCATTTGGCAAATTAGATCCTGCCATCGTCAATGTCTTTATACAGCGTTCCACACAAATCCATAACGGCATTCGGGTTAAACTTAGCAATAACCAAATTGGTGAGATCATTTTCTCCGATCGGGATCATCCAACTCGTCCAATGGTCTCCGTAGAGGGGACAATCATTAACCTTATGCAACAGCGGCAGCTATATATCCAAGAAGTTATAGGATAA
- the gyrB gene encoding DNA topoisomerase (ATP-hydrolyzing) subunit B, with product MSMNQPSYDANEIQVLEGLEAVRKRPGMYIGSTSAKGLHHLVWEVVDNSIDEALAGYCDHIEISIHEDNSVTVVDNGRGIPVGEHAKMKRPALEVVMTVLHAGGKFGGGGYKVSGGLHGVGVSVVNALSEKVVVTVKRDGHVYQQEYRRGAPQYDLKTLGTTDETGTTVTFHPDPEIFTETTVYDYETLLTRVRELAFLNKGIGLTLTDERTGATNSFMYEGGIIEYVSFLNQKREVLHETPIYVEGSRDNIQVEVALQYNDNYTENIYSFANNINTHEGGTHESGFKSALTRIINDYARKAGVIKDSTGNLSGDDVREGLTAIISVKIPEPQFEGQTKTKLGNSEVRGIVESLFAEKLQEFLEENPSVSRRILEKGLQAARAREAARKARELTRRKGALEVSSLPGKLADCSSKDASISELYIVEGDSAGGSAKQGRDRHFQAILPLRGKILNVEKARLDRILGNAEIRAIITAMGTGIGDDFDISKARYHKIILMTDADVDGAHIRTLLLTFLYRYMRKIIEAGYVYIAQPPLFKIERNKVIRYAGSEKERDEIIASLGENAKFNVQRYKGLGEMNAGQLWETTMDPESRTMLQVSISDAMLADAMFDTLMGDNVEPRRDFIQENAKYVKNLDI from the coding sequence ATGTCTATGAATCAACCGTCATATGATGCGAATGAAATTCAAGTCCTTGAAGGACTGGAAGCCGTACGGAAGCGTCCGGGGATGTATATCGGTTCCACCAGTGCCAAAGGTCTGCATCATCTGGTCTGGGAAGTAGTGGACAACAGTATCGATGAGGCGCTTGCGGGTTACTGTGACCATATTGAGATCAGTATTCACGAAGATAACAGCGTCACTGTCGTCGATAACGGACGGGGTATCCCTGTCGGCGAGCATGCCAAAATGAAACGTCCTGCACTAGAGGTTGTTATGACCGTGCTCCATGCAGGCGGTAAATTTGGCGGCGGCGGATACAAGGTATCCGGTGGTTTGCACGGGGTCGGTGTCTCTGTTGTGAATGCCCTCTCCGAAAAAGTGGTCGTTACCGTTAAACGTGACGGACATGTGTATCAACAGGAATACCGCCGTGGTGCGCCGCAGTATGACCTGAAAACACTGGGAACAACGGATGAAACGGGAACAACGGTTACGTTCCACCCGGACCCGGAGATTTTTACGGAGACCACAGTATATGATTACGAAACGTTGCTTACTCGTGTGCGTGAGCTCGCATTCCTCAACAAGGGTATTGGTCTTACGCTGACAGATGAGCGCACAGGTGCAACGAACTCGTTTATGTACGAAGGGGGGATCATCGAATACGTCTCCTTCCTGAACCAAAAGCGTGAAGTATTGCATGAAACTCCGATCTACGTTGAAGGCTCCAGAGATAATATCCAGGTGGAAGTTGCCCTGCAATACAATGACAACTACACCGAGAATATTTATTCATTTGCCAACAACATCAATACGCATGAGGGTGGAACGCATGAATCGGGCTTCAAGAGTGCATTGACCCGGATCATTAATGACTATGCCCGCAAAGCGGGTGTAATCAAGGACAGCACAGGTAACTTGTCCGGGGATGACGTACGTGAAGGTCTTACGGCTATTATCTCCGTCAAGATTCCTGAGCCGCAGTTTGAAGGACAGACCAAGACGAAGCTGGGTAACAGCGAAGTGCGCGGAATTGTCGAGTCCCTGTTTGCCGAGAAGCTTCAGGAGTTCCTGGAAGAGAATCCTTCGGTATCCCGCCGCATTCTGGAAAAGGGATTGCAAGCTGCTCGTGCACGTGAAGCCGCACGTAAGGCCCGGGAATTGACAAGACGTAAGGGTGCGCTTGAAGTGAGCTCCCTGCCAGGTAAACTGGCTGACTGCTCCTCCAAGGACGCTTCGATCAGTGAACTGTACATCGTCGAAGGTGACTCTGCAGGTGGTTCTGCGAAGCAGGGTCGTGACCGTCATTTCCAGGCGATCCTGCCGCTGCGCGGTAAAATTCTGAACGTAGAAAAAGCCCGTCTGGACCGAATTCTCGGTAACGCAGAGATCAGAGCGATCATCACTGCAATGGGTACGGGGATTGGCGATGACTTCGATATTTCGAAAGCCCGTTATCACAAAATCATTTTGATGACCGATGCGGATGTCGATGGTGCTCATATCCGGACCCTGCTGCTGACATTCCTGTATCGTTACATGCGTAAAATTATTGAGGCAGGCTATGTGTACATTGCACAACCGCCATTGTTCAAAATTGAGCGCAACAAAGTGATTCGTTATGCCGGCTCCGAGAAGGAACGTGATGAAATTATTGCGAGTCTCGGTGAAAATGCCAAGTTTAACGTCCAACGTTACAAAGGTCTTGGCGAGATGAATGCCGGACAACTGTGGGAAACCACGATGGACCCTGAAAGCCGGACGATGCTGCAAGTATCGATCAGTGATGCAATGCTTGCGGACGCGATGTTTGACACTCTGATGGGAGATAATGTTGAACCTCGTCGTGACTTTATTCAGGAAAATGCAAAATATGTGAAAAACCTCGATATCTGA